The genomic DNA GTCCTTGTTCGTTTCGGTCGGGCGCTGCTCCCACGACAGCAGCCGCTCCGGTTCCCACGCCACCAGGTATTCATTGACCGGGATCACCTGGTCAGTGCCGGGAATGCGCACCTGCATGTGCACCATGTCGCCGAGCCGCCCGGTGGTTTCCAGCCCGGGACAGAACGTATTCCATTCGCGGTAGCGCGCAAAGTCGGTCAGTACCTCCCACACCAGCGCTGCCGGTGCATCGATCTCCACCCGGATCGACGTCACCAGATTCTCTGCCTTGGCCATGGTCTCCTCCTTCATCAAAAGTCATTGGGAAGGGAAACACTAGAGCCACCCGCCGAGGCCTCGCATACCCCGAACGGACCAGTCCGGGTGGACGAAGGCGGCGCCGTCGCGGTGATGCACATTGAGCCTCGGCCCCGCGCCAACGCGGTCCGGCGGCGGCGATGCGCGGCGGGGCCGCAATCTCCATCTGCTGTGAGCTTGGTGCCG from Cupriavidus taiwanensis includes the following:
- a CDS encoding SRPBCC domain-containing protein — encoded protein: MAKAENLVTSIRVEIDAPAALVWEVLTDFARYREWNTFCPGLETTGRLGDMVHMQVRIPGTDQVIPVNEYLVAWEPERLLSWEQRPTETNKDAARRDQYLEAIGPGRTRYFTTDLFLGLNAETIMCEHGAWVKQGFDQVARDVKARAEALQAQRQAGRS